In a genomic window of Bordetella petrii:
- a CDS encoding formate dehydrogenase subunit gamma — protein sequence MPTSQAKQNPAGSAGARGGALALSAARQSESAAVAAAARAAERLQGQPGALLPILHAVQDELGCIPADAVPAIAEALNLSRAEVHGVLTFYPHFRTEPAGRHVLEVCRAESCQAMGGERLAEHARETLGCDFHGTSADGAVTLEPVYCLGLCAQSPAVMLDGQPHARVTPDKLGRLLSRATQSDEAQP from the coding sequence ATGCCTACTTCGCAGGCAAAGCAAAATCCAGCCGGCAGCGCCGGGGCCCGCGGCGGCGCCCTGGCCCTGTCGGCCGCGCGCCAGTCAGAATCCGCGGCGGTTGCCGCGGCCGCCCGCGCCGCCGAGCGCCTGCAAGGCCAGCCGGGCGCCCTGCTGCCGATTCTTCATGCGGTGCAGGACGAACTGGGCTGTATCCCGGCCGACGCGGTGCCAGCCATCGCCGAGGCCCTGAACCTGTCGCGCGCCGAAGTGCATGGCGTACTGACCTTCTACCCGCATTTTCGCACCGAGCCGGCCGGCCGGCACGTGCTGGAAGTGTGCCGCGCCGAATCGTGCCAGGCCATGGGCGGCGAACGCCTTGCCGAGCATGCGCGCGAGACGTTGGGTTGCGATTTCCACGGTACGTCCGCCGATGGGGCGGTCACGCTGGAGCCGGTCTATTGCCTGGGCCTGTGCGCGCAGTCGCCCGCCGTGATGCTCGACGGCCAGCCCCATGCGCGCGTCACGCCCGATAAGCTCGGCCGCCTGCTGAGCCGCGCCACGCAAAGCGACGAGGCCCAGCCATGA
- a CDS encoding formate dehydrogenase beta subunit, whose product MNAPVTIYLPRDAAALAMDADAVARAIEQEASRRGAAVRLVRNGSRGLLWLEPLAEVATPSGRVAYGPVQPDDVPGLFDAGWLQGSPHALCHGPTEDIPYLKKQQRLTFARVGITDPLSIDDYVAHDGLQGLRRALCLTPQQIVDEVSASGLRGRGGAAFPTGIKWKTVLTTPAEQKYIVCNADEGDSGTYSDRLLMEGDPYVLIEGMAIAGLAVGATYGYIYVRSEYPQAIATLNEAIARARQAGWLGDDIQGSGRRFDLEVRKGAGAYICGEETSLLESLEGKRGVVRAKPPLPAIAGLFGKPTVINNVISLASVPIILARGAAYYRDYGVGRSQGTLPFQLAGNLKHGGLVEAAFGLTLRELLYDFGGGSASGRPLRAVQVGGPLGAYLPESQWDVPLDYEAYAAISAMVGHGGIVAFDDTVDMARMARYAMEFCAVESCGKCTPCRIGAVRGVETLDKIATRGAQHEQQVHLLRDLCDTMLGGSLCALGGMTPYPVLSALNHFPEDFGVAAPAAAHPA is encoded by the coding sequence ATGAACGCCCCCGTCACGATCTACCTGCCGCGCGACGCCGCGGCCCTGGCCATGGATGCCGACGCCGTCGCCCGGGCCATCGAGCAAGAAGCCTCCCGTCGCGGCGCGGCGGTGCGCCTGGTGCGCAACGGTTCGCGCGGCCTGTTGTGGCTTGAACCGCTGGCCGAAGTGGCCACGCCGTCCGGCCGCGTCGCCTACGGCCCCGTGCAGCCCGACGACGTGCCCGGCCTGTTCGATGCCGGCTGGCTGCAGGGTTCACCGCATGCGCTGTGCCACGGCCCCACCGAAGACATCCCCTATCTGAAGAAGCAGCAACGCCTGACCTTCGCGCGGGTGGGCATCACCGACCCGCTGTCCATCGACGATTACGTGGCGCACGATGGCTTGCAAGGCCTGCGGCGCGCGCTCTGCCTGACGCCGCAGCAGATCGTCGACGAAGTGTCGGCCTCCGGCCTGCGCGGCCGGGGCGGCGCCGCGTTCCCCACCGGCATCAAGTGGAAAACCGTGCTGACCACGCCGGCCGAACAGAAGTACATCGTCTGCAACGCCGACGAAGGCGATTCGGGCACGTATTCCGACCGCCTGCTGATGGAAGGCGACCCGTATGTGCTGATCGAAGGCATGGCCATTGCCGGCCTGGCGGTCGGCGCCACCTACGGCTACATCTATGTGCGCTCGGAATACCCGCAGGCCATCGCCACCCTGAACGAAGCCATCGCCCGTGCGCGGCAAGCCGGATGGCTGGGCGACGACATCCAGGGCAGCGGCCGCCGCTTCGACCTCGAAGTGCGCAAGGGCGCCGGCGCCTATATCTGCGGCGAAGAAACCTCACTGCTGGAGAGCCTGGAAGGCAAGCGCGGCGTGGTGCGCGCCAAGCCGCCTCTACCTGCCATCGCGGGCCTGTTCGGCAAGCCCACGGTCATCAACAACGTCATTTCGCTGGCCTCGGTGCCCATCATCCTGGCGCGTGGGGCGGCCTACTACCGCGACTACGGCGTGGGACGCTCGCAGGGCACGCTGCCCTTCCAGCTGGCCGGCAACCTGAAGCATGGCGGCCTGGTCGAGGCCGCCTTCGGCCTGACGCTGCGCGAGCTGCTGTACGACTTCGGCGGCGGCAGCGCCTCGGGCCGGCCGCTGCGCGCGGTGCAGGTGGGCGGCCCGCTGGGCGCCTACCTGCCCGAGTCGCAATGGGATGTGCCGCTCGACTACGAAGCCTATGCCGCCATCTCGGCCATGGTGGGCCACGGCGGCATCGTGGCCTTCGACGACACCGTGGACATGGCCCGCATGGCGCGCTACGCCATGGAATTCTGCGCCGTCGAATCCTGTGGCAAGTGCACGCCCTGCCGCATCGGCGCGGTGCGCGGCGTCGAGACGCTGGACAAGATCGCCACGCGCGGCGCCCAGCACGAGCAGCAGGTGCACCTGCTGCGCGACCTGTGCGACACCATGCTGGGCGGATCGCTGTGTGCGCTGGGCGGCATGACGCCGTACCCGGTGCTGTCCGCGTTGAACCATTTCCCTGAAGACTTCGGGGTGGCCGCGCCAGCGGCCGCGCACCCGGCCTGA
- the fdhF gene encoding formate dehydrogenase subunit alpha encodes MLETVIKRDRDLGTPARVSEKLVTLTIDGQEISVPEGTSVMRAAAEAGINIPKLCATDSLEAFGSCRLCLVQIDGRRGYPASCTTPAENGMVVYTETPKLHELRRGVMELYISDHPLDCLTCPANGDCELQDMAGVVGLRAVRYGYDGANHLNDQTDASNPYFSYDPSKCIVCNRCVRACEETQGTFALTISGKGFDSRVAAGQSQPFLDSECVSCGACVQACPTSTLQEKTVIMMGQAEHSVITTCAYCGVGCGFKAEMKGQEVVRMTPWKDGQANRGHACVKGRFAWGYATHKERVLKPMIRKRITDPWREVSWQEAIDYAASEFRRIQAEHGRDSIGGITSSRCTNEETWLVQKLVRAAFGTNNVDTCARVCHSPTGYGLKQTLGESAGTQTFDSVMHTDVIILMGANPSSAHPVFASRMKRRLRQGARLIVIDPRRIELVDSPHIKADYHLPVRPGTNVALLTALAHVIVTENLVDEDFVARRCEDKAFGQWRDFVARPENSPEATAEITGVAAELVRGAARLYATGGNGSIYYGLGVTEHSQGSTAVMAIANLAMATGNVGREGVGVNPMRGQNNVQGSCDMGSFPHELPGYRHVSDSTVRAQFEADWGVTLQPEPGLRIANMFDAAMAGSFRGLYCQGEDIVQSDPDTQHVAAALAAMECIVVQDLFLSETAKYAHVFLPGSSFLEKDGTFTNAERRISRVRKVMEPRNGLSDWEVTAALSNALGYPMNYRHPSEIMDEIARLTPTFSGVSYAKLDRMGSLQWPCNDAAPDGTPIMHIDEFVRGKGKFMITKYVPSDERSTRKFPLLLTTGRILSQYNVGAQTRRTHNVAWHSEDVLEIHPQDAEDRGVSEGDWVGVQSRAGETVLRATITDRVQPGVVYTTFHFPESGANVVTTDSSDWATNCPEYKVTAVQVMRVSQPSEWQRQWSRFSEVQQKLLRERARETEATLSGK; translated from the coding sequence ATGCTCGAAACCGTCATCAAGCGCGACCGCGACCTGGGCACGCCCGCCCGCGTTTCCGAAAAGCTCGTCACCCTCACCATCGACGGCCAGGAGATCTCGGTGCCCGAAGGCACTTCGGTCATGCGCGCCGCGGCCGAGGCTGGCATCAATATTCCCAAACTGTGCGCCACCGACAGCCTGGAGGCCTTCGGCTCGTGCCGCCTGTGCCTGGTGCAGATCGACGGCCGGCGCGGCTATCCCGCGTCGTGCACCACGCCGGCCGAGAATGGCATGGTCGTGTACACCGAAACGCCCAAGCTGCACGAACTGCGGCGCGGCGTCATGGAACTGTATATTTCCGACCACCCGCTGGACTGCCTCACCTGCCCCGCCAATGGCGACTGCGAACTGCAAGACATGGCCGGCGTCGTGGGCTTGCGCGCCGTGCGCTACGGCTACGACGGCGCCAACCACCTGAACGACCAGACCGACGCGTCCAACCCGTATTTCTCGTACGACCCGTCCAAGTGCATCGTCTGCAACCGCTGCGTGCGGGCCTGCGAAGAAACCCAAGGCACGTTCGCGCTGACCATCTCGGGCAAGGGCTTCGATTCTCGGGTGGCGGCCGGGCAGAGCCAGCCTTTCCTCGACAGTGAATGCGTGTCGTGCGGAGCCTGCGTGCAGGCCTGTCCCACCTCGACCCTGCAGGAAAAGACGGTCATCATGATGGGTCAGGCCGAACACTCGGTGATCACCACCTGCGCCTATTGCGGCGTGGGCTGCGGCTTCAAGGCCGAAATGAAAGGCCAGGAAGTGGTGCGCATGACGCCCTGGAAAGACGGGCAGGCAAACCGCGGCCATGCGTGCGTGAAAGGCCGCTTCGCCTGGGGCTACGCCACGCACAAAGAGCGCGTGCTCAAGCCCATGATTCGCAAGCGCATCACCGACCCGTGGCGCGAAGTCTCGTGGCAAGAGGCCATCGACTACGCCGCGTCGGAGTTCCGCCGCATCCAGGCCGAACACGGGCGCGACTCCATCGGCGGCATTACGTCGTCGCGCTGCACCAACGAAGAAACCTGGCTGGTGCAAAAGCTGGTGCGCGCCGCGTTCGGCACCAACAACGTCGATACCTGCGCGCGGGTGTGCCACTCGCCCACCGGCTACGGCTTGAAGCAGACGCTGGGCGAATCGGCCGGCACGCAGACTTTCGATTCGGTCATGCACACCGACGTCATCATCCTGATGGGCGCCAACCCCAGCAGCGCCCACCCGGTGTTCGCCTCGCGCATGAAGCGCCGGCTGCGCCAGGGCGCGCGGCTGATCGTCATCGACCCGCGCCGCATCGAACTGGTCGACTCGCCGCACATCAAGGCCGACTATCACCTGCCGGTGCGCCCCGGCACCAACGTGGCGCTGCTGACCGCGCTGGCGCACGTCATCGTCACTGAAAACCTGGTTGACGAAGACTTCGTGGCCCGCCGCTGCGAGGACAAGGCTTTCGGCCAATGGCGCGATTTCGTGGCCCGCCCGGAAAACTCGCCCGAAGCCACCGCCGAAATCACCGGCGTGGCGGCCGAGCTGGTGCGCGGCGCGGCGCGCCTGTACGCCACCGGCGGCAATGGCTCCATCTACTACGGCCTGGGCGTCACCGAACACAGCCAGGGCTCCACGGCGGTGATGGCCATCGCCAACCTGGCCATGGCCACCGGCAACGTCGGACGCGAAGGCGTGGGCGTGAACCCCATGCGCGGCCAGAACAACGTGCAGGGTTCGTGCGACATGGGCTCGTTCCCCCACGAACTGCCGGGCTACCGGCACGTTTCCGATTCCACCGTGCGCGCGCAGTTCGAGGCCGACTGGGGCGTAACCCTGCAGCCCGAACCAGGCCTGCGCATTGCCAACATGTTCGACGCGGCCATGGCCGGCAGCTTCCGCGGCCTGTACTGCCAGGGCGAAGACATCGTCCAGTCCGATCCCGATACCCAGCACGTGGCCGCCGCGCTGGCCGCCATGGAATGCATCGTGGTGCAGGATCTCTTCCTGAGCGAAACCGCCAAGTACGCGCATGTGTTCCTGCCCGGCTCGTCGTTCCTGGAAAAAGACGGCACCTTCACCAACGCCGAGCGCCGCATTTCGCGCGTGCGCAAGGTAATGGAACCGCGCAACGGACTGTCCGACTGGGAAGTCACCGCCGCGCTGTCGAACGCGCTGGGCTATCCCATGAACTACCGCCATCCCAGCGAGATCATGGACGAGATCGCGCGCCTGACCCCGACGTTCTCCGGCGTGTCGTATGCCAAGCTCGACCGCATGGGCAGCCTGCAGTGGCCCTGCAACGACGCCGCGCCCGACGGCACGCCCATCATGCACATCGACGAATTCGTACGCGGCAAGGGGAAATTCATGATCACCAAGTATGTGCCCTCGGATGAACGCAGCACCCGCAAGTTCCCGCTCTTGCTGACCACGGGGCGGATCCTGTCGCAGTACAACGTCGGCGCCCAGACGCGCCGCACCCACAACGTGGCGTGGCACAGCGAAGACGTGCTCGAAATTCACCCGCAAGACGCCGAAGACCGCGGCGTCTCTGAAGGCGACTGGGTGGGCGTGCAAAGCCGCGCCGGCGAGACCGTGCTGCGCGCCACCATTACCGACCGCGTGCAACCGGGCGTGGTGTACACCACCTTCCACTTCCCCGAGTCCGGCGCCAATGTGGTCACCACCGACAGCTCCGACTGGGCCACCAACTGCCCCGAATACAAGGTGACGGCCGTGCAGGTGATGCGCGTGTCGCAGCCCTCCGAGTGGCAGCGGCAGTGGTCGCGTTTTTCAGAGGTGCAACAGAAACTGCTGCGCGAGCGTGCCCGCGAAACCGAGGCCACGCTCAGCGGCAAATAG
- the fdhD gene encoding formate dehydrogenase accessory sulfurtransferase FdhD codes for MDRLYHPAPSRTDCADAAVLRVRGGIVGAATQSDRVAEETPVALEYNGISHATMLASPADLEDYALGFSLTEGIVERPADVRGIEIVPQFNGIVVQVEISSACAARLKTRRRAMAGRTGCGLCGVETLPEVLRQVPTVADAAPVPLTAVLHGMRAMRGSQALHDITGATHAAAWADAEGRVQLVREDVGRHNALDKLVGALARQAIDPRSGMVLVSSRASFEMVQKCAAAGIGILAAVSAPTALAIRVAQNTNVALLGFVRNADAAIYSHPERLRLRP; via the coding sequence ATGGACCGCCTGTACCATCCCGCGCCCAGCCGGACCGATTGCGCCGATGCCGCCGTACTGCGCGTGCGCGGCGGCATCGTCGGCGCGGCCACCCAGAGCGACCGGGTGGCCGAAGAAACGCCGGTGGCGCTGGAATACAACGGCATCAGCCACGCCACCATGCTGGCGTCGCCGGCCGACCTGGAAGACTACGCGCTGGGCTTTTCACTGACCGAGGGCATAGTCGAGCGGCCCGCCGACGTGCGCGGCATCGAGATCGTGCCGCAGTTCAACGGCATCGTGGTGCAGGTGGAAATATCCAGCGCCTGCGCGGCGCGCCTGAAGACGCGCCGCCGCGCCATGGCCGGGCGCACCGGCTGCGGCCTGTGCGGCGTGGAAACCTTGCCCGAGGTGCTGCGCCAGGTGCCCACCGTGGCCGACGCAGCGCCCGTGCCGCTGACCGCCGTGCTGCACGGCATGCGCGCCATGCGAGGCAGCCAGGCGCTGCACGACATTACCGGCGCCACGCACGCGGCGGCCTGGGCCGATGCCGAGGGCCGCGTGCAACTGGTGCGCGAAGACGTCGGACGCCACAACGCGCTGGACAAGCTGGTGGGCGCGCTGGCCCGCCAGGCGATCGATCCGCGCAGCGGCATGGTGCTGGTATCCAGCCGCGCCAGCTTCGAAATGGTGCAGAAGTGCGCCGCCGCCGGCATCGGCATCCTGGCGGCGGTTTCGGCGCCCACGGCGTTGGCGATCCGCGTGGCCCAGAACACCAACGTGGCGCTGCTGGGTTTTGTGCGCAACGCCGATGCCGCCATTTACTCCCATCCCGAACGCCTTCGCCTCCGACCCTGA
- a CDS encoding formate dehydrogenase subunit delta → MDIANLIRMANRIGDFFEALPDREEALEGIANHIQKSWEPRMRTALLDFLSQHADGRDGDVRLHDIVLEAVTLNRARLTPAQAA, encoded by the coding sequence ATGGACATTGCCAACCTGATCCGCATGGCCAACCGCATCGGCGACTTCTTCGAAGCCCTGCCCGACCGCGAAGAAGCGCTGGAGGGCATCGCCAACCACATCCAGAAATCCTGGGAACCCCGCATGCGCACGGCGCTGCTGGATTTCCTGAGCCAGCATGCCGACGGGCGGGACGGCGACGTCCGGCTCCACGACATCGTGCTCGAAGCGGTGACGCTCAATCGCGCGCGCCTGACCCCCGCCCAAGCGGCCTGA
- a CDS encoding OFA family MFS transporter codes for MSNTATLDLPGAKPGFLDKERTIAGPGFNRWLVPPAALAIHLCIGMAYGFSVFWLPLSKSLGAGTATCSADMSILAELFTTQCNWRISTMGWMYTLFFVLLGCSAALWGGWLERAGPRKAGIVAALCWCGGLVISAMGIHVHQMWMMWLGSGVIGGIGLGLGYISPVSTLIKWFPDRRGMATGMAIMGFGGGAMIGAPLADMLMRHFATPEGLGVSQAFLALAIIYIVFMVSGALGYRIPPTGWKPEGWTEPVKHANNTMITKGHVHVKRVWGIPQFWLVWWVLCLNVTAGIGIIGMASPLLQEVFGGTLLGHPELVYGQLDKTQLAAIAATAAGFTGLLSLFNIGGRFFWASLSDKLGRKMTYFVFLVLGFVLYSSVPWSAHLGALALFVGAFCVIISMYGGGFSTVPAYLADLFGTQMVGAIHGRILTAWSAAGIFGPVLVNYIREYQLSIGVPRAQVYDITMYILAGMLVLGFLCNLAIRPVNPKYFMSPEELEREKALAHERAVAAEVHGESTSTFKTPPALVIVAWACVGIPLAWGIWTTIVKTAVLF; via the coding sequence ATGAGCAACACCGCCACACTGGATTTGCCCGGCGCCAAGCCGGGATTCCTGGATAAAGAACGCACCATCGCGGGCCCCGGCTTCAACCGCTGGCTGGTGCCCCCCGCGGCCCTCGCCATCCACCTGTGCATTGGCATGGCCTACGGCTTCTCGGTTTTCTGGCTGCCCCTGTCCAAGTCCCTGGGCGCCGGCACGGCCACCTGCTCGGCCGACATGAGCATCCTGGCGGAGCTGTTCACCACCCAGTGCAACTGGCGCATTTCGACCATGGGCTGGATGTACACGCTGTTCTTCGTGCTGCTGGGTTGCTCGGCCGCGCTGTGGGGCGGCTGGCTGGAACGCGCCGGGCCGCGCAAGGCCGGCATCGTGGCCGCGCTATGCTGGTGCGGCGGCCTGGTGATCTCGGCAATGGGCATCCACGTGCACCAGATGTGGATGATGTGGCTGGGCTCGGGCGTCATCGGCGGCATCGGGCTGGGGCTGGGGTACATCTCGCCCGTCAGCACGCTGATCAAGTGGTTCCCCGACCGGCGCGGCATGGCCACCGGCATGGCCATCATGGGCTTCGGCGGCGGCGCCATGATCGGCGCGCCGCTGGCCGACATGCTGATGCGCCACTTCGCCACGCCTGAAGGCCTGGGCGTGTCGCAGGCCTTCCTGGCGCTGGCTATTATCTACATCGTCTTCATGGTGTCGGGCGCTCTTGGCTACCGCATCCCGCCCACCGGCTGGAAGCCCGAAGGCTGGACCGAACCGGTCAAGCACGCCAACAACACAATGATCACCAAGGGCCATGTGCACGTGAAGCGCGTATGGGGCATTCCGCAGTTCTGGCTGGTGTGGTGGGTGCTGTGCCTGAACGTGACCGCCGGCATCGGCATCATCGGCATGGCTTCGCCGCTGCTGCAGGAAGTGTTCGGCGGCACGCTGCTCGGACATCCCGAACTCGTCTACGGCCAGCTCGACAAGACCCAGCTGGCCGCCATCGCCGCCACCGCGGCGGGCTTCACCGGCCTGCTCAGCCTGTTCAACATCGGCGGGCGCTTCTTCTGGGCCAGCCTGTCCGACAAGCTGGGCCGCAAGATGACCTACTTCGTCTTCCTGGTGCTGGGCTTCGTGCTGTATTCGTCGGTGCCCTGGTCCGCGCACCTGGGCGCGCTGGCGCTGTTCGTGGGCGCGTTCTGCGTCATCATCTCGATGTACGGCGGCGGTTTTTCCACCGTGCCCGCCTACCTGGCCGACCTGTTCGGCACCCAGATGGTGGGCGCCATCCACGGCCGCATCCTGACGGCCTGGTCGGCCGCGGGGATCTTCGGGCCGGTGCTGGTGAACTACATCCGCGAATACCAGCTGTCCATCGGCGTGCCGCGCGCGCAGGTCTATGACATCACCATGTACATCCTGGCCGGGATGCTGGTGCTGGGCTTCCTGTGCAACCTGGCGATCCGCCCGGTGAACCCCAAGTACTTCATGAGCCCCGAAGAACTCGAGCGCGAAAAGGCCCTGGCCCACGAACGCGCCGTGGCCGCCGAAGTGCACGGCGAATCGACCTCCACCTTCAAGACCCCGCCGGCCCTGGTGATCGTCGCGTGGGCATGCGTGGGGATCCCGCTGGCCTGGGGCATCTGGACCACCATCGTCAAGACCGCGGTGTTGTTCTAG
- a CDS encoding methyltransferase yields MPPLPTVHWTESGQAHHALWRSESAAPPPARIQAADDRMPADVAYRLICEGTHLLWRGDFQNARQLLQALARRIDKKSRKPAASPLDAFNRHRQAQSQRARLLGSVLLPFDADHAIPLRRAPDARQACLQAYGPAPGPYLASLRELQGVIGAHEWRKKGVPIAALNDRIHPHYGVFSPVRGEYIDLVARAPLPGGQPALAYDIGTGTGVLAAVLARRGVRRIVATDQDPRALACARENLARLGLHESVELMQADLFPDGRADLVVCNPPWLPARPSAPVEYAIYDPDSRMLRGFLQGLAAHLAPGGEGWLIMSDLAEHLGLRAPGELAGWITAAGLRVAGRLDARPLHPRASDPTDPLHAARAAEITSLWRLAAAS; encoded by the coding sequence ATGCCCCCCCTCCCCACCGTCCACTGGACCGAATCCGGCCAGGCCCACCACGCCTTGTGGCGTTCAGAATCCGCCGCGCCACCGCCCGCCCGCATCCAGGCCGCCGATGACCGGATGCCGGCCGATGTGGCGTATCGGCTGATCTGCGAAGGCACGCACCTGCTGTGGCGTGGCGACTTCCAGAACGCCCGGCAGCTGCTGCAGGCGCTGGCGCGCCGCATCGACAAAAAATCCCGCAAGCCCGCGGCAAGCCCGCTAGACGCCTTCAACCGGCACCGGCAGGCCCAGTCGCAGCGCGCGCGCCTGCTGGGCAGCGTGCTGCTGCCCTTCGACGCCGACCATGCTATCCCCCTGCGCCGCGCTCCCGATGCCCGGCAGGCCTGCCTGCAAGCCTACGGCCCGGCGCCCGGCCCGTACCTGGCGTCGCTGCGCGAACTGCAGGGCGTCATCGGGGCGCACGAATGGCGCAAGAAAGGCGTGCCCATCGCTGCCCTGAACGACCGCATCCACCCGCACTATGGCGTGTTCTCGCCGGTGCGCGGCGAATACATCGACCTGGTGGCCCGCGCGCCTCTGCCCGGCGGGCAGCCCGCGCTGGCATACGACATCGGCACCGGCACCGGCGTGCTGGCGGCCGTACTGGCGCGGCGCGGCGTGCGGCGCATCGTCGCCACCGACCAGGACCCGCGCGCCCTTGCCTGCGCGCGCGAAAACCTGGCCCGCCTGGGCCTGCATGAATCCGTCGAACTGATGCAGGCCGACCTTTTCCCCGATGGCCGCGCCGATCTGGTCGTGTGCAACCCGCCCTGGCTGCCGGCGCGGCCCAGCGCCCCGGTCGAATACGCCATCTACGACCCCGACAGCCGCATGCTGCGCGGCTTCCTGCAAGGCCTGGCGGCGCACCTGGCGCCGGGCGGAGAAGGCTGGCTGATCATGTCCGACCTGGCCGAGCACCTGGGCCTGCGCGCCCCCGGCGAGCTGGCCGGGTGGATTACCGCCGCGGGCCTGCGCGTGGCGGGCCGCCTGGACGCGCGCCCCCTGCACCCGCGCGCGTCCGACCCCACCGATCCGCTGCACGCCGCGCGCGCCGCCGAAATCACCTCGTTGTGGCGGCTGGCCGCCGCCAGCTGA
- a CDS encoding chromate transporter, giving the protein MSAVLVSLFVIFAQLSLLAFGGGNTILPEMQRQVVEAHQWMSNADFSALFALSQAAPGPNLMVVTLVGWHVAGWQGALVTSIAKFGPSSILTAVALGLWERFKDKPWRRVVQAGIFPMTAGLMAASAALITEASVHTWMLGVITALTAAVTVFTRVHPLWMLAVGALLGLTGIGQP; this is encoded by the coding sequence ATGAGCGCCGTGCTGGTTTCGCTGTTCGTGATTTTCGCGCAGTTGTCGCTGCTGGCGTTCGGCGGCGGCAACACCATCCTGCCCGAAATGCAGCGCCAGGTGGTGGAGGCGCACCAATGGATGTCCAACGCGGATTTCAGCGCGCTGTTCGCATTGAGCCAGGCCGCGCCCGGCCCGAACCTGATGGTGGTGACGCTGGTGGGCTGGCACGTGGCCGGCTGGCAGGGCGCGCTGGTCACCTCGATCGCCAAGTTCGGCCCGTCGTCGATCCTGACCGCCGTGGCCCTGGGCCTGTGGGAGCGCTTCAAAGACAAGCCGTGGCGCCGCGTGGTGCAGGCGGGCATCTTTCCCATGACGGCCGGCCTGATGGCGGCCAGCGCCGCGCTGATCACCGAGGCCTCTGTGCATACCTGGATGCTGGGGGTCATTACGGCGCTGACGGCCGCAGTTACCGTGTTCACCCGCGTCCATCCGCTCTGGATGTTGGCGGTCGGCGCGCTGCTGGGGCTGACCGGCATCGGGCAGCCCTGA
- a CDS encoding chromate transporter — protein MNSSLPSESRATPDRPPPTSWALFTGFFWLGLSAFGGALPLARHMVVEKNRWLSSDDFTELLGLCQFLPGGNIINMSVALGMKFRGPTGACAAIMGLIAAPSLIVIALGVVYQRYADDPRIQHLFAGLAAAAAGLLISMAVKIARPLRGKWAAIAVALACFVCIALLRLPLLLTMLVLTPISIFVTWRLAR, from the coding sequence ATGAATTCCTCGCTTCCGTCCGAATCCCGCGCTACGCCCGATCGTCCGCCGCCCACCTCATGGGCCTTATTCACCGGTTTTTTCTGGCTGGGCCTGAGCGCCTTCGGCGGCGCCCTGCCGCTGGCCCGGCACATGGTGGTCGAGAAGAACCGCTGGCTGTCGTCCGACGATTTCACCGAGCTGCTGGGCCTGTGCCAGTTCCTGCCCGGCGGCAACATCATCAATATGTCGGTGGCGCTGGGCATGAAGTTCCGCGGCCCCACGGGAGCCTGCGCGGCCATCATGGGGCTGATTGCCGCGCCGTCGCTGATCGTGATCGCGCTGGGGGTGGTGTACCAGCGCTATGCCGATGACCCGCGCATCCAGCACTTGTTTGCCGGGCTGGCCGCCGCGGCCGCCGGCTTGCTGATTTCGATGGCCGTGAAAATCGCGCGGCCGCTGCGCGGCAAGTGGGCTGCCATTGCCGTGGCGCTGGCGTGTTTCGTGTGTATCGCGCTGCTGCGCCTGCCCTTGTTGCTGACCATGCTGGTGCTGACGCCGATCAGCATCTTCGTTACCTGGAGGCTGGCCCGATGA